The following are encoded together in the Coturnix japonica isolate 7356 chromosome 8, Coturnix japonica 2.1, whole genome shotgun sequence genome:
- the IER5 gene encoding immediate early response gene 5 protein, which yields MEFKLEAHRIVSISLGKIYSARGQRGGLKLHKNLLVSLVLRSARQVYLSEPGCPPEPPPAACGPPAQPAPTCPAAWAPAEPDAPRLGRPSADADCGSSRPARRCSWGGCRCGAGAEGPRDAGRCCSVPPLCPRKRSAAEMEQQGSPVKKPRREMEESPPPPQGEQEDMETGNVASLISIFGSSFSGLLSKEPQGRRRPSLNGSEETNAEPGQICCDQRVLRTLNPWSTAIVAF from the coding sequence ATGGAGTTCAAGCTGGAGGCGCACCGCATCGTCAGCATCTCGCTGGGCAAGATCTACAGCGCGCGGGGCCAGCGCGGCGGCCTGAAGCTGCACAAGAACCTCCTGGTGTCGCTGGTACTGCGCAGCGCCCGCCAGGTCTACCTGAGCGAACCGGGCTGCCCTCCCGAACCGCCCCCCGCCGCCTGCGGGCCGCCGGCACAGCCCGCTCCAACTTGTCCCGCCGCCTGGGCGCCCGCGGAGCCGGACGCGCCGAGGCTCGGGCGGCCATCGGCCGACGCGGACTGCGGCAGCTCCCGGCCGGCACGGCGCTGCTCGTGGGGCGGCTGCCGCTGCGGGGCGGGCGCTGAGGGGCCCCGCGATGCCGGGCGCTGCTGCTCCGTGCCCCCGCTGTGCCCCCGGAAACGGAGCGCCGCCGagatggagcagcagggctCGCCCGTGAAGAAGCCGCGCAGAGAGATGGAGGAGTCGCCGCCGCCCCCGCAGGGCGAGCAGGAGGACATGGAGACGGGCAACGTGGCCAGCCTCATCAGCATCTTCGGCTCCAGCTTCTCGGGACTGCTCAGCAAGGAGCCGCAGGGCCGCCGGCGGCCGAGCCTCAACGGCAGCGAAGAGACGAACGCGGAGCCGGGGCAGATCTGTTGCGATCAGCGCGTGCTGCGGACCCTCAACCCGTGGAGCACGGCCATCGTGGCCTTCTAA